In Lolium rigidum isolate FL_2022 chromosome 3, APGP_CSIRO_Lrig_0.1, whole genome shotgun sequence, the genomic window CTTAATTAGTGCCCAATTTCGAATcaggcccaaaataaaagttatagCACATGATCATACCTTTCTAATGGTACCGTTAGATGCACGATTTAAATCAACGAAGTTGCGGTTTAGCCCCAAAtggtattatgtcaacatgctactCATTGTCATAAGTAGTACTTCCTccttccataaaaggatgtcaaacatttgtctaaatctagatgtatctatATGCCTAAaaggtgtctagatacatccgaatttaatcAAACTTTCAACATCCTTTTATAGACAGATGTAGTATATTAAGTGCGGTTTTCTCCCTAGGTTTGACAAGCTCTGCTCGCCAATCCATGGAAGAAGAAACTAATATTGCAAACGAGATTAAACATAGCATTATGATCGTGATTCCAATCGGTAATTTTCGTGCCCCACTCTTTCGCATGAGATATCTAAGTACTGCTATTGGTTCAATATTTTATTCACATTCGCACCGTGGAGTTGTACTACATGAACATGTGTTTCTGCCATGGCCTAGGTCACCTTCATGCTCAGAATGCCGGCGCTCGGAATCCCGGCTCAAACCCATGAACAACCGTTAACCTATGACTTCTATGCTCACCCTCACTGACCGCCGCTTGCCATCAATCTCCATCCTCACTGCTCTCCCTTGCCGCTATGGGTAGCTAGGGTTAGGGAATGGGAATTATGAGGAAAAGAtttcaaatttttattttaatataAAAGAAGGATCTAAACAGTCAATTTAATTTGGATGCGGGACCTTTCTGCAAAAAAACGTTGCCCATCCCACTTGCAACTGTGTCGTATCCACATCCAGTGTGTGCATGCTTTCAGTCCGCGTGTCAACTTGTTGGGCAAAGTGATTGCCATTTGCAAGTTGTTGGGATGGTTTGCATATGCGGGGCAAGTATATGTATGACCGCTATTTGGCTCATTTTAGATCCTCTGGTTATACCTCAATGACAATTGACAAAGCAAGAGAACATTTTTTCCACGATGGAATGCTCTTAATAAAATTTGGCATCAATCTACGACCTCGCCGCTCGCCATAGCCAACCACCCTCGTTGTCAATCTGCACCCTCACCGCTTATCTTCACTACTGTACTGTAGCTAGGGTTATGGATTGGGGATTCTAAGGAATCGATTTAAGAGTTTTCTCTTAAAATAAAAGAAGGAAATTCAGTTTGGATGTAGGAGCTTTTTGCAAACAAGCCAAACACAGACTGTGCCACTTGCCGCCATGTACCTGTTTCAGTCCGCATGTCAACTCGTTGAACAGGGCAATCAGCATTCGCAAGTTCTCAGACTGATTTGCACATGTGGAGCAAATGTAATTAGCTCATTTTTGGCAGGGACTACAGATACAGAAGGACATCGCAGCTTTGGATGAGTTCCAGAGTTTGGCGAGGATGACGGTACAAGAGTGTACTTCTGGACAGACCGGTGGCTTAATGGGTGAAAGGCGGAAGACATTGCGCCGAGGGTTTTTCCGCTAGTccctgttgtgaagtgtataagtagattgcctagcccttttcatcagttcggatttttggttcaagtggctagtgcatgaagcttaacatggtatcggagccccaggtcttgagttcaaatcctggctttcacatggttttcgcaattaagcctaaaaaattGCTGttaccccctctttagccaccgctgatgtcctgtttcggtgtgctcttcttctttcacgtgttgactttctcttctcccgtcacacgcgagtgggggtgttgtgaagtgtataattagattgcctagccctttccatcagttcggacttttggttcaagtggctagtgcatgaagcttaacagtccCAACCAGGTGAAAGAACAGCAGAATGGTGGCCGACGCGCTGACTGACCACAAGTGGATGTCTGATATTTCAGTGAGTCTAGACCGGGAGGCTAGCATCCAATGTATAATTAATTTTTgatactccatgcttgttttacatccaATGTGCATCAGGTTTGGCACGCATGCCGCGCTGCAAATACAACATCCTCTTGCTGAAAGTGCTTGGGAAGGGTGGTGGCTTGAGACAAATGCAGGTGCAAGCTGGGGAGAGGAGAAAGTTTGACACACTCgtgattctggtggcatggatgtTGTGGAAGTAGCGCAACGCGAGAATGTTCGGTAACACTAGAGAGCAGTTTTCAGTAGTGCAGCTAGCCAAGCGTATCAGAGCAGAATTTGGACTTTGGGAGGCTGCGATCTTCGGAGGGAAACAAAACCAGGAGCAAGAGTAGGCTTAGAGTTCTAGGAGTGTTGGAGTTTAGGTGGGTGTGTTGTTTAGCCAACCCTGTTGCTAGCAGTTGGCTCTTGTCTTGTAAATGAGTTTCTGCCTTCTATGATAAAGCACTCCTTTaacgtgctctcgaaaaaaagtAATTAGATCATTTTGGATCCCATGATAACAATTGACAAAGTGAGAGTACATTTTCCAACGAAGGGATACCCTGAATAAAATTTGTATGTATATATTCATTTATATAGCACTTATACAACTCATATGTAACAATAGTATTTGATACAAGTTAATACACCGACGTACAAATAATGACGACAACCTCCAATTATACACCAGCAGTTAATAGACGCACGCGCCGCTACCAAGGTTATAGCAGAACAAACAAACAAATATTGTTACAGTCATGATGAGAGATAGTCAAATCGAAAGACCTTTTAGTGATTGCACAGCCCTGGAGCGCGGATGGCCAATGCAGAGGTTAGAAATGCCCATTTCCCACTCAAAAACATGGAGGAAATGCCCTTACTCCCTTTGGGCAGCCCAAACTGCCACGCGCTGCTGCACCCATCGCAGCCCCAACCCGGCTTCACTTTCTTCGCCTTCTTCCCAACCAGCTCTTCTTCCTCAGTAACTTCCTTCGGTGCCAAGAGGAGCGACACGATTTGCAGCAGCTCGCTCACTGTCGTCTCCGATCTCTGGTACTGTGATGACGATCTCCTCGTCAGGAGTTTGCCCCTGATGAGTGCCTTCACCTTCCCAAAGATGGAAACCCTACTACTACCACTAACTTTGGACGTGACGGGGAGATAACGAAACTTCTCGATCGCCTTGCCGACCTCACTCGCTACAGGGTTCAGGTGGAAGCTGACCATCTTGGGCGGCTCGACGCGATGGAAGAATGTCTTCGACGCGCCGACCCGTGAGACGAACAGCCCGCGCTGGACGTCAACCTTCTCGTATAGATCAAAGGATGCATTGGGGTTGACGTCGTCATCATTGTCGAAACCCATAGCAATAGCGAAGTCGTCAGGTTGAGATTGCGAGAAGATGGGGGCCATGTCGATGACGCCTGCGTCAGTGGTATCGGTCAGGTGATGACCGGCTCCTGCAATCTAGCACTCAGTTAGTGCATGCGTGGAAGGCTCTGAGTAAGAGCTAAAATTAAGCTAACTGATTACCCCATTGGAGTGCATGTTACAGCCAAAATTTAAGTACCTGAATTGTCTGCGGTATCGTTTATAGGATAATGTGTGATGCCTTCTGTTGGATTGCTTTCATCTCCTTCTACAACGATCTGATTGACAGAAATGGATTATTGTGATTAGCAACCATTATATCTCACAGTATATATACACTAATCAGATTATCGTGGAAGCAAATTGATTACCTCTCCAAGGTCATTGTTCACCAACTTGACACCTCTGAGGTTCTCCAcctgcttcttctcttccttgaACTCCCCCATTTCACCGATCTCAACCAGCCTACCTGGTTCGTCACGGCTCATCGACGCCCCAATACCGCACAGCTGGTAGAAATTGTCAGCCTCTTCCTTTGCCTTCGACGCTCCGAGATCAACAAGAGAGGACAGCTCGTTCATGTAATGGCTGCCGGCACCAGCACTGCTCGTGCCGGTACCTAACCACATATCAGGATAGCTGCTGCTGCAGGAGCCATTGATCAGCTCCTGCGACGCCGAAGCTACGGACAGGAACTCCTGAAGGATGTCAACCTCGTTGGGGTTGCTCCGGAGTATGCCGGTCTTGGTATCGAGGCTGACATCGTGCGGGAAATCCTCCACCTCCAATGGCGGCAGAGCCAGCCTGTGCTGCAGCCGTGCACACTCCAGTGCAACATCCACCTGCATTAACATGTATACACATTAGGCATTCAAAAAATACTGCATTTGATCTGAAAATATTACTACTGGAAGTCTGAGACAGTGGCGTTATTTCTGTATATGTATAtgtaccttggatggaatgcatGAGAAGTTAGAGGTAGCTGGGTTCATGAAGTAAGGATTGGTGGCGTTAAAGGCGTCTTCGCTCAGGAACTGCATCCACCTGCCATCCTCATGAGGCGCCCCCATCATCTGCATCCCGAACCCACCACCGTGCA contains:
- the LOC124694184 gene encoding uncharacterized protein LOC124694184 isoform X1; the protein is MAPVSLPPGFRFHPTDEELIIYYLKRKINGRQIELEIIPEVDLYKCEPWDLPEKSFLPSKDLEWYFFSPRDRKYPNGSRTNRATKAGYWKATGKDRKVNSQKRAVGMKKTLVYYRGRAPHGSRTDWVMHEYRLDERECEIDNGLQDAYALCRIFKKTAPGPKIIEHYGVVQYDTEQPQWAASSVERSPTLDVSCDGRGGDDFESSSFSFPTEAPMATGSMHGGGFGMQMMGAPHEDGRWMQFLSEDAFNATNPYFMNPATSNFSCIPSKVDVALECARLQHRLALPPLEVEDFPHDVSLDTKTGILRSNPNEVDILQEFLSVASASQELINGSCSSSYPDMWLGTGTSSAGAGSHYMNELSSLVDLGASKAKEEADNFYQLCGIGASMSRDEPGRLVEIGEMGEFKEEKKQVENLRGVKLVNNDLGEIVVEGDESNPTEGITHYPINDTADNSGAGHHLTDTTDAGVIDMAPIFSQSQPDDFAIAMGFDNDDDVNPNASFDLYEKVDVQRGLFVSRVGASKTFFHRVEPPKMVSFHLNPVASEVGKAIEKFRYLPVTSKVSGSSRVSIFGKVKALIRGKLLTRRSSSQYQRSETTVSELLQIVSLLLAPKEVTEEEELVGKKAKKVKPGWGCDGCSSAWQFGLPKGSKGISSMFLSGKWAFLTSALAIRAPGLCNH
- the LOC124694184 gene encoding NAC domain-containing protein 86-like isoform X2, with protein sequence MAPVSLPPGFRFHPTDEELIIYYLKRKINGRQIELEIIPEVDLYKCEPWDLPEKSFLPSKDLEWYFFSPRDRKYPNGSRTNRATKAGYWKATGKDRKVNSQKRAVGMKKTLVYYRGRAPHGSRTDWVMHEYRLDERECEIDNGLQDAYALCRIFKKTAPGPKIIEHYGVVQYDTEQPQWAASSVERSPTLDVSCDGRGGDDFESSSFSFPTEAPMATGSMHGGGFGMQMMGAPHEDGRWMQFLSEDAFNATNPYFMNPATSNFSCIPSKVDVALECARLQHRLALPPLEVEDFPHDVSLDTKTGILRSNPNEVDILQEFLSVASASQELINGSCSSSYPDMWLGTGTSSAGAGSHYMNELSSLVDLGASKAKEEADNFYQLCGIGASMSRDEPGRLVEIGEMGEFKEEKKQVENLRGVKLVNNDLGEIVVEGDESNPTEGITHYPINDTADNSDCRSRSSPDRYH